A region of Maridesulfovibrio sp. DNA encodes the following proteins:
- a CDS encoding hydantoinase/oxoprolinase family protein, whose amino-acid sequence MLLLGIDVGGTHTDAVAIGPNGLEAQVKVATEHDNLLSSIRNSLGEILRHTDPARIKQLNLSTTLSTNSIVEGNYEDVGVIVSAGPGLDPHSFMICKDFHVIPGSLDHRGSETKRLDNLSLEEAIVSCRNAGIKVYAAVTKFSPRNPAHEKEIELAVGDNADFITLGHQLTGRLNFPRRISTAFYNCAVWRVFNKFADAISETLAETGLRKIKVNILKADGGTMPLDLSRRVPVQSIFSGPAASVMGIIALCNITHDSIIYDIGGTTTDIAIFAGGSPLIEQEGINIGSHPTLVRALKVHSIGIGGDSAISILDGKVRVGPNRLGPSIAFGGEIPTLTDALIWKDSCDCGNTERSRSGFSAFAAKHGLDMDQLANQAIGYAVDKIHDSTRELVDEINQQPVYTIHELLDNRKIIPRKIYIMGGPAQAMKMDIFRKFRLSTEVPQNYDVANAIGAALTRTTTELELFADTERGLMFIPSLGHRENIPRSYNIEDAEKDAMNHLLAHLGEMHVASDGSNAQITSSSSFNMVNGASTVGRNIRVKCQIKPGVDRTYS is encoded by the coding sequence ATGCTCCTTCTCGGAATTGATGTCGGCGGGACCCATACGGACGCCGTTGCCATAGGCCCTAACGGTCTGGAAGCACAGGTCAAGGTCGCCACTGAACATGATAACCTGCTGTCTTCTATCAGGAACAGTCTTGGGGAAATTCTCCGCCACACTGACCCGGCACGCATAAAGCAGCTCAATCTGAGTACGACCCTCTCCACCAACTCCATTGTGGAAGGCAATTACGAAGATGTGGGTGTCATAGTCTCCGCCGGCCCCGGACTGGACCCCCATTCGTTCATGATATGTAAGGATTTCCATGTCATCCCCGGTTCGCTGGACCATCGCGGTTCGGAAACCAAACGGCTGGATAACCTTTCTCTTGAAGAAGCAATTGTTTCCTGCCGCAATGCAGGGATTAAAGTATACGCTGCGGTTACAAAATTTTCCCCCCGCAATCCGGCCCATGAAAAAGAAATAGAACTGGCTGTCGGCGACAATGCAGATTTCATCACTCTGGGGCACCAGCTCACCGGACGGTTGAATTTTCCCCGCCGCATTTCCACCGCATTCTACAATTGCGCGGTCTGGCGGGTTTTCAATAAATTCGCCGATGCCATATCAGAAACTCTGGCTGAGACTGGACTGAGAAAAATCAAAGTAAATATTCTCAAAGCAGACGGGGGGACCATGCCTCTCGATCTGTCACGCAGAGTTCCGGTGCAATCTATTTTTTCCGGCCCGGCCGCCAGTGTTATGGGTATTATTGCCTTGTGCAACATTACCCATGATTCAATCATATACGACATCGGCGGGACCACCACCGACATCGCAATTTTCGCTGGAGGCAGCCCTCTAATTGAACAGGAAGGCATCAATATCGGCTCCCATCCTACCCTTGTGCGGGCATTGAAAGTCCATTCCATCGGTATCGGCGGGGATTCTGCTATTTCAATACTGGATGGCAAAGTCCGGGTCGGGCCCAACCGCCTCGGCCCATCCATTGCGTTCGGCGGCGAGATCCCGACTCTGACGGATGCGTTGATCTGGAAAGATTCCTGCGATTGCGGCAATACCGAACGATCCAGATCAGGATTTTCCGCTTTTGCCGCGAAACATGGCCTAGATATGGATCAACTCGCAAATCAAGCCATCGGATACGCGGTGGACAAAATTCACGATTCCACCCGAGAACTGGTGGATGAAATCAACCAGCAGCCGGTCTATACAATACATGAGCTGCTGGATAACAGGAAAATCATCCCCCGCAAAATTTACATCATGGGCGGACCGGCACAAGCTATGAAGATGGATATTTTCCGCAAATTCCGTCTTTCCACCGAGGTGCCGCAGAACTACGATGTCGCCAACGCCATCGGCGCAGCCTTGACCCGCACCACCACCGAGCTGGAACTTTTCGCCGACACCGAGCGAGGACTCATGTTCATTCCCTCCCTCGGCCACCGCGAAAACATTCCCCGAAGCTACAATATCGAAGATGCTGAAAAAGATGCCATGAACCACCTGCTGGCCCACCTTGGCGAAATGCATGTGGCTTCAGACGGTTCCAATGCCCAGATCACAAGTTCCTCATCCTTCAATATGGTCAACGGAGCCAGCACTGTCGGACGCAACATCAGGGTTAAATGCCAGATCAAACCCGGCGTGGACCGGACATATTCATAA
- a CDS encoding sigma-54-dependent Fis family transcriptional regulator: MTISINDYKALSQELDPEKLQTKILALLLKLQNVERGSLWLKRDNMYECVEAMGNKSEKIKGVQISPQEQSIVGWVIKNGKMTVAEAGDSRHFSSIERNFKIKSKLILCFPLHFKGQEVYGAVQVIDTSTSGEQLNLDPAYLTMLQDMVDIGSISLRNSLEFQKQRIEYAELSRTLSSIRDNKSIVGKSQSVNKALKLVENYGATNYPVLLYGESGTGKELFAEAIHAQSSRAQKPFLTQNCSAIPENLLESELFGYVKGAFTGATTNKSGLFEAADGGTVFLDEIGDMDINLQAKLLRVLQENEIKPLGGTQTKKIDIRIISATNRNLEEEVRSGRFREDLYYRLNVLPLKLPALRERKEDINLLTEHFLNREAAHSHMLPKKMSAEAMKVMGAYNWPGNIRELENMVKQFQAMVPGDTITGRDLPLHIIHPGTTPPQKTQQNSSPASQEHPPSAHDLTSMTWKEVEYSYVMKLLERYRWNISRAARAADINRSTFDSRMKKLGINKQG, from the coding sequence ATGACGATATCCATCAATGACTATAAAGCTCTTTCACAAGAACTGGACCCGGAAAAGCTGCAAACCAAGATCCTGGCCCTGCTCTTGAAACTCCAAAATGTTGAAAGAGGATCGCTATGGCTCAAGCGCGACAACATGTACGAATGCGTTGAAGCCATGGGGAACAAGAGTGAAAAGATAAAAGGAGTGCAGATATCCCCGCAGGAACAAAGCATTGTAGGCTGGGTCATCAAAAACGGGAAAATGACCGTCGCTGAAGCCGGAGACTCACGCCATTTCAGCTCCATTGAACGGAATTTCAAAATAAAAAGCAAATTGATCCTATGCTTTCCTCTGCATTTTAAAGGACAGGAAGTGTACGGGGCGGTGCAGGTAATTGATACCAGCACAAGCGGGGAACAGCTCAATCTAGACCCAGCTTATCTGACCATGCTGCAGGACATGGTGGATATCGGATCAATCTCACTACGCAACTCACTTGAATTCCAGAAACAACGCATTGAATATGCAGAGCTCAGCCGCACCCTGAGCAGCATCAGGGACAACAAATCCATTGTAGGTAAAAGCCAATCCGTAAACAAAGCCTTGAAACTGGTCGAAAATTACGGAGCCACGAATTATCCGGTACTGCTCTATGGGGAATCCGGAACTGGTAAAGAATTATTTGCCGAGGCAATTCATGCCCAGAGTTCACGGGCACAAAAGCCGTTCCTGACCCAGAACTGCAGCGCAATTCCTGAAAACCTGCTGGAAAGTGAACTTTTCGGTTATGTAAAAGGAGCTTTCACCGGAGCCACCACCAATAAGTCCGGCCTGTTTGAGGCAGCAGACGGAGGCACAGTATTCCTTGATGAAATCGGCGACATGGACATCAACCTGCAGGCCAAACTGCTGCGAGTACTGCAGGAAAACGAGATTAAACCTCTTGGCGGAACACAAACCAAAAAAATCGACATCCGCATCATTTCCGCCACCAACCGCAACCTTGAAGAAGAAGTGCGCTCCGGAAGATTCAGGGAAGACCTATACTATCGGCTGAATGTACTGCCCTTGAAACTGCCTGCTCTGCGTGAACGCAAAGAGGACATCAACCTGCTCACCGAACACTTCCTGAACCGCGAAGCAGCGCATAGCCACATGCTGCCTAAAAAAATGTCAGCAGAAGCCATGAAGGTAATGGGAGCCTACAACTGGCCGGGCAACATCCGTGAACTTGAAAACATGGTCAAACAATTTCAGGCCATGGTTCCGGGAGACACCATCACCGGCAGAGACCTTCCCCTGCACATTATACATCCAGGCACTACTCCGCCGCAAAAAACGCAGCAGAACAGTTCCCCGGCATCGCAGGAGCATCCCCCTTCCGCTCACGACCTGACTTCCATGACCTGGAAGGAAGTGGAGTATTCATATGTAATGAAGCTGCTGGAAAGATACCGCTGGAATATAAGCCGGGCCGCCCGCGCTGCAGATATCAACCGCTCCACCTTTGATTCACGCATGAAAAAGCTGGGAATCAACAAGCAAGGATAA
- a CDS encoding 4-hydroxybenzoate octaprenyltransferase, translated as MKDILLKYLNKLLDNTALVCRMVKIEHSIFALPFAYMGFFLATGEWAGFKPFALLTVAMVAVRSFAMAVNRLFDINIDSENPRTRTRPLVTGELTPFFTFCFIVVCAVVFVFACKGMNELCYKLSYFALGWSAFYSLTKRFTMLCHFVLGSVLGLAPVAGWLCVDPAFSLPAILFFFGVMFWVAGFDILYATQDRKFDRKRGLNSVPANLGIQKALTISTFSHINTVIFFALAGLSAGLGWVYFTTLAVVGGVLIFEHQVISAEDMSRVNMAFFTLNGVISVVLFFGAFADIML; from the coding sequence GTGAAAGATATTCTTTTAAAATATTTGAATAAATTGCTGGATAATACGGCTCTGGTTTGTCGAATGGTCAAAATTGAGCATTCCATTTTTGCCTTGCCCTTCGCTTATATGGGATTTTTTCTAGCCACTGGCGAATGGGCCGGATTCAAGCCTTTTGCCTTGCTGACCGTGGCCATGGTGGCTGTACGTTCTTTTGCCATGGCGGTGAACAGACTTTTCGATATTAATATTGATAGCGAAAACCCGCGTACACGGACCCGTCCGCTGGTGACCGGGGAACTTACTCCGTTTTTTACTTTTTGCTTTATCGTGGTCTGTGCTGTTGTTTTCGTTTTCGCTTGTAAGGGCATGAATGAACTTTGTTACAAGCTTTCATATTTTGCGCTGGGTTGGTCAGCTTTTTATTCTTTGACCAAGCGTTTTACCATGCTTTGCCACTTTGTGCTCGGTTCCGTGCTGGGACTGGCCCCGGTCGCCGGCTGGCTGTGCGTTGATCCAGCTTTTTCCCTGCCTGCGATACTGTTCTTTTTCGGGGTGATGTTCTGGGTGGCCGGTTTTGATATTCTTTACGCCACACAGGACCGCAAGTTTGACCGCAAGCGAGGACTGAATTCTGTTCCTGCCAACCTAGGAATTCAAAAGGCCCTGACCATTTCTACTTTCAGCCATATCAACACGGTGATATTTTTCGCGCTGGCCGGTCTGTCAGCAGGACTGGGCTGGGTTTATTTCACTACCCTTGCTGTTGTTGGCGGAGTTCTTATTTTCGAGCATCAGGTTATTTCCGCTGAGGACATGAGCCGGGTGAATATGGCCTTTTTTACTTTGAACGGGGTTATATCAGTGGTGCTTTTCTTCGGGGCGTTTGCTGATATAATGCTATAA
- a CDS encoding DMT family transporter, protein MRLFFIFMSFIFGALAPTQAGVNLRLKGFVGDPVLAAIVSFSVGTLSLLAYAYFARVPLPEGSAVLKGPWWMWTGGLMGAFFVAAAIIVAPVLGAGTMMCWMVAGQMLASVLLDHYGLIGYAVREATPARMVGAFLIVIGAVLVEKF, encoded by the coding sequence ATGCGTTTATTCTTTATATTTATGTCCTTCATATTTGGTGCGCTTGCGCCTACGCAGGCCGGGGTGAACCTCAGGCTGAAGGGCTTCGTGGGCGATCCTGTTCTGGCGGCCATAGTCTCTTTTTCCGTCGGGACGCTGAGTCTGCTTGCTTATGCGTATTTTGCCAGAGTTCCGCTCCCGGAAGGTTCTGCCGTGCTCAAAGGGCCTTGGTGGATGTGGACCGGCGGGCTGATGGGCGCGTTCTTTGTGGCTGCGGCGATTATTGTGGCTCCGGTGCTGGGCGCGGGAACCATGATGTGCTGGATGGTGGCCGGGCAGATGCTTGCCTCCGTTCTGCTGGACCACTATGGCCTCATAGGGTATGCCGTGCGGGAGGCTACGCCTGCGCGTATGGTCGGGGCATTCTTGATTGTTATCGGCGCAGTGCTGGTTGAGAAGTTTTAG
- a CDS encoding TIGR00282 family metallophosphoesterase, translating to MRILFLGDIFGRPGRKGIAAKIKTLREELNLDLIIANGENASQGIGLSIKNAQQLLDCGIDLLTSGNHIWKFSNIYSFLKTSDKLIRPANLPEGTRGRGWTSFKVHDEVPVAVINMQGRVFMDPAECPFHTADKILEELDPEIKIILVDFHAEATSEKQSLGRYLDGRVSAVLGTHTHVQTNDARVFEKGTGYITDAGMCGPIESCLGLSPNPVIKRFVTGLPQKWKVAGGPIELQGVLLEIDEETGRTVSIETYNSGRMSV from the coding sequence ATGCGTATTCTTTTTCTCGGTGACATATTCGGGCGTCCCGGCCGTAAGGGGATTGCCGCCAAAATTAAGACTCTACGTGAAGAGTTGAACCTTGATCTGATCATTGCCAATGGAGAAAATGCATCACAGGGAATCGGGCTTTCCATAAAAAATGCGCAGCAGCTTCTGGATTGCGGTATTGATCTGCTCACGTCCGGGAACCATATCTGGAAGTTCAGCAATATTTATTCTTTTTTAAAGACCAGCGATAAGCTTATTCGTCCGGCTAACCTGCCGGAAGGTACACGCGGAAGGGGCTGGACATCTTTTAAAGTCCATGATGAAGTGCCCGTTGCGGTAATCAATATGCAGGGTCGTGTTTTCATGGATCCGGCAGAATGTCCGTTTCATACCGCAGATAAAATTTTAGAGGAACTCGATCCGGAGATTAAAATTATCCTGGTGGATTTTCATGCCGAGGCCACTTCAGAGAAGCAGAGCCTTGGCCGTTACCTTGACGGGCGGGTCAGCGCAGTATTGGGGACTCATACCCATGTACAAACGAATGATGCCCGTGTTTTTGAAAAAGGAACCGGATATATAACCGATGCCGGCATGTGCGGTCCCATTGAATCCTGTCTGGGCTTAAGCCCCAATCCGGTAATCAAAAGGTTTGTGACCGGATTGCCCCAGAAATGGAAAGTTGCAGGCGGCCCCATCGAATTGCAGGGCGTGCTGCTCGAAATTGACGAAGAAACAGGCCGGACTGTCTCAATTGAGACATACAACTCAGGCCGTATGAGCGTATAA
- the tyrS gene encoding tyrosine--tRNA ligase, whose product MNIYDELKWRGLINQVSDEEKVREYLDTPGQCMYCGFDPTADSLHIGNLVPLLCLVRMKRAGHNPLFLLGGATGRVGDPSGKDKEREFSSIEKIESQAANIQAQIEAFCERNTGEKAEVVNNYDWTKDISYLEMLRDVGKHFTINWMMAKESVKGRFGRDDVGISYTEFSYMILQGYDFYHLFKEKGCQLQIGGGDQWGNITAGCELIRRKAQGEGYAVTFPLITTASGQKFGKSEGNAVYLNPEMTSPYTFYQFWVNTDDRDVINFLKYFTFLSKEEIDEIAKEHEEAPHMRSAHKRLAEETTIMIHGREELEKVQAATAALFGKGDIKSVDAATLRGAMEAAPGVEYVKDELPDLPQILLDLGMVKSKGQARKDIKGGGLYINNERVAEFDYVPGDDDFIGGECMLIRKGKKNYGLVTLK is encoded by the coding sequence ATGAACATTTATGACGAACTAAAGTGGCGAGGGCTGATCAATCAGGTATCTGACGAAGAGAAGGTACGCGAGTATCTGGATACTCCCGGTCAGTGCATGTATTGTGGCTTCGACCCCACTGCCGACAGCCTGCATATCGGTAACCTTGTTCCTCTGCTGTGTCTTGTGCGTATGAAACGTGCCGGCCACAATCCCTTGTTTCTGCTTGGAGGCGCAACCGGACGTGTCGGTGATCCCAGCGGAAAGGATAAGGAAAGAGAGTTTTCCTCCATTGAAAAAATTGAATCTCAGGCTGCGAATATTCAGGCCCAGATTGAGGCTTTCTGCGAGCGTAACACCGGTGAGAAAGCAGAAGTTGTAAACAACTACGACTGGACCAAAGATATTTCATATCTTGAAATGCTGCGTGATGTCGGCAAGCATTTCACTATTAACTGGATGATGGCCAAAGAATCCGTGAAGGGTCGTTTCGGCCGTGATGATGTAGGCATTTCCTACACCGAATTCAGTTACATGATTCTGCAGGGCTACGACTTTTATCACCTGTTCAAGGAAAAAGGTTGTCAGCTCCAGATTGGTGGAGGGGACCAGTGGGGTAACATCACCGCAGGTTGTGAATTGATCCGCCGTAAGGCTCAGGGTGAAGGTTATGCTGTGACTTTCCCGCTGATCACCACCGCATCCGGTCAGAAGTTCGGTAAGAGTGAAGGCAATGCCGTTTACCTGAACCCTGAAATGACTTCTCCGTACACATTTTATCAGTTTTGGGTCAACACCGATGACCGTGATGTGATCAATTTCCTCAAGTATTTCACTTTCCTTTCCAAGGAAGAGATTGATGAAATTGCCAAAGAGCACGAGGAAGCACCACATATGCGTTCCGCCCATAAACGCCTTGCCGAAGAAACCACCATTATGATCCACGGCAGGGAAGAGCTTGAAAAAGTTCAGGCTGCAACAGCAGCGCTGTTCGGCAAGGGCGACATTAAGTCTGTAGATGCCGCAACCCTGCGCGGGGCCATGGAAGCAGCTCCCGGTGTTGAATACGTCAAGGACGAGCTGCCCGACCTGCCTCAGATTCTGCTTGATCTGGGCATGGTTAAATCCAAAGGTCAGGCCCGCAAGGACATCAAGGGCGGCGGCCTGTATATCAACAATGAGCGCGTTGCCGAGTTCGATTACGTTCCCGGTGATGATGACTTCATTGGCGGTGAATGTATGCTCATCCGTAAAGGCAAAAAGAACTACGGCCTTGTTACTTTGAAATAA
- a CDS encoding methyl-accepting chemotaxis protein, with the protein MENGNGKFLRVVAGIYLGVLFAAGVLCGIILTVYSKESWAVTGLAAGFIALLVLLGIGIFTVLKKQVVRPVECLTNFAGLVIEGRYSDADKCSTPGLDGLRAAISNLSDAYKERLGFSRSILEGLPLGCCIVDTNEHVTFLNNEILEMIGSKERPESYQGRMLSQVFYHDDRKSLIGHCMEKNERAMNRDVIFKHVDESDVNILANLFPLHDVVGNVIGGCCLYINTTELKQREAHILEQNELIARAAEQADTVVYELSSAAEQLRGLVDEARKGAMVQSEEAGQAATAMEEMNATVLEVARHAQEAASDADKAKADAEKGEDIVAGVVSAIDEVSGQASSLKASMEDLDVKAEAIGNVLSVIEDIADQTNLLALNAAIEAARAGEAGRGFAVVADEVRKLAEKTVQATTEVHQAVSNIQQGAKANVQATEVAVDSVNRSTRLAGESGDALARIVSMSEETADRIRSIATAAEQQAAASEQINRSTETVNRISNETEQAMVESSSAIEKLARLAGDLSDIIHGMHNK; encoded by the coding sequence ATGGAGAATGGAAATGGAAAATTCCTGCGTGTGGTTGCGGGGATTTATTTGGGAGTGCTTTTCGCCGCGGGAGTACTCTGTGGCATAATTCTAACCGTTTACAGTAAAGAATCATGGGCTGTGACCGGGCTGGCTGCCGGGTTTATAGCGTTGCTGGTTCTACTGGGAATTGGAATTTTTACTGTCCTTAAAAAACAGGTTGTCCGACCTGTGGAATGTCTTACAAATTTTGCTGGCCTTGTGATTGAAGGCAGGTATTCGGATGCTGATAAATGCAGTACGCCCGGTCTGGATGGGTTGCGCGCTGCAATAAGCAACCTGAGTGATGCTTATAAGGAACGTCTCGGTTTCAGCAGGAGTATTCTTGAAGGATTGCCTTTAGGGTGCTGTATTGTTGATACTAATGAGCATGTCACTTTCTTGAATAATGAGATTTTGGAGATGATCGGTTCCAAAGAGCGTCCTGAATCATATCAAGGGCGCATGCTTTCTCAGGTTTTCTACCATGATGACCGTAAGTCCCTTATCGGCCATTGTATGGAAAAGAATGAGCGGGCAATGAACAGGGATGTAATTTTCAAGCATGTTGATGAATCTGATGTAAATATTCTGGCCAACCTTTTTCCCCTGCACGATGTGGTCGGCAATGTCATCGGCGGCTGTTGCCTCTACATCAACACCACCGAGCTTAAGCAGCGCGAAGCGCATATTCTTGAGCAGAATGAACTTATCGCCAGAGCTGCGGAGCAGGCCGATACTGTTGTCTACGAACTCAGCAGCGCCGCCGAGCAATTACGCGGACTGGTCGATGAGGCCCGCAAGGGCGCCATGGTCCAGAGCGAGGAAGCAGGGCAGGCCGCTACCGCCATGGAAGAAATGAATGCTACTGTACTCGAAGTTGCTCGCCATGCTCAGGAAGCAGCAAGTGATGCCGATAAGGCAAAGGCTGATGCTGAAAAAGGTGAAGATATTGTAGCCGGTGTAGTCAGTGCTATTGATGAGGTTTCCGGTCAGGCAAGTTCACTGAAAGCATCCATGGAAGATCTGGATGTGAAAGCCGAAGCTATCGGTAATGTCTTGAGCGTGATTGAAGATATTGCAGACCAGACAAACCTGCTGGCCCTGAATGCGGCAATTGAGGCTGCCCGGGCTGGTGAAGCCGGGCGCGGATTTGCCGTTGTTGCCGATGAAGTGCGTAAACTTGCGGAAAAAACTGTTCAGGCAACAACCGAGGTTCATCAGGCTGTCTCCAATATTCAACAGGGGGCCAAGGCCAACGTGCAGGCCACTGAGGTTGCTGTTGATTCTGTAAACCGCAGCACTCGTCTTGCCGGGGAGTCCGGTGATGCTCTGGCCCGCATTGTATCCATGTCCGAAGAGACCGCTGACCGGATTAGATCTATTGCCACCGCCGCAGAACAGCAGGCTGCCGCAAGCGAACAGATCAACCGTTCAACTGAAACGGTGAACCGTATTTCAAACGAAACTGAGCAGGCCATGGTGGAATCTTCCTCAGCGATTGAAAAGCTGGCCCGTCTGGCCGGGGATCTTTCCGACATTATTCATGGTATGCATAATAAATAA
- a CDS encoding histone deacetylase, with the protein MLKAENSLGIIFFPAFDWAISPTHPEREERLLYTQDQLREEGLFDIEGIREYKPEVASSEDIERVHFCFPEAAAVATRSHCISAGGAIKAAKLIMEGERERAFALVRPPGHHAMKTVQGSRGFCAINIEAIMCEYIRENYGPKRIAIVDTDCHHGDGTQDVYWHDPDTLFISLHQDGRTLYPGTGFPRESGGPKALGRTVNIPLPPGTSDAGFMMVMEKAVMPILEDFKPDLIINSAGQDNHFTDPITNMNFSAQGYAALNSMLKPDIAVLEGGYAIQGALPYVNLGISLAMAGIDYSHVREPGFNPETLRESDEIMNYIATVCEGVKDIYFNPPAESSEGVISGEWSIRHRNIFYDTEGITESQTESLLLCEDCRGLLKVESQREGGPMGFGLEIPANACDSCRNQGYSLLEEAQVKSRYRYIQLINRREKDYLRYGF; encoded by the coding sequence ATGCTCAAGGCTGAAAACAGTCTGGGAATAATATTTTTCCCCGCCTTTGACTGGGCCATATCCCCCACCCACCCGGAGAGGGAAGAGAGACTGCTCTATACACAGGACCAACTGCGAGAAGAAGGCCTCTTCGACATAGAAGGCATTCGCGAATATAAACCGGAAGTTGCCTCCAGCGAAGATATTGAACGGGTCCATTTCTGCTTTCCGGAAGCTGCGGCCGTTGCCACCCGCTCACACTGCATTTCCGCAGGCGGCGCCATCAAAGCGGCAAAACTGATCATGGAAGGGGAAAGGGAACGAGCTTTTGCCCTCGTGCGTCCTCCGGGCCACCACGCCATGAAGACCGTGCAGGGCTCACGCGGATTCTGCGCCATCAACATCGAAGCTATTATGTGCGAGTACATCCGTGAAAACTACGGCCCCAAACGTATCGCCATTGTCGATACCGACTGTCACCACGGCGACGGAACTCAAGACGTCTACTGGCATGACCCGGACACCCTGTTCATCTCCCTGCATCAGGACGGGCGCACCCTCTATCCCGGAACAGGTTTCCCCCGAGAATCCGGTGGTCCCAAGGCCCTCGGACGCACTGTGAATATCCCCCTGCCCCCCGGAACTTCAGACGCCGGATTCATGATGGTCATGGAAAAAGCGGTTATGCCGATTCTTGAAGATTTCAAGCCGGACCTGATCATCAACTCAGCCGGACAGGACAACCATTTCACCGATCCTATCACCAACATGAATTTCTCGGCACAGGGGTATGCAGCACTCAACTCCATGCTCAAACCGGATATAGCAGTATTGGAAGGAGGCTATGCCATTCAGGGTGCCCTGCCCTACGTAAACCTCGGTATCAGCCTTGCCATGGCCGGGATTGACTATTCCCACGTGCGAGAACCGGGTTTCAACCCCGAAACCCTGCGCGAATCCGATGAAATCATGAACTACATCGCTACTGTCTGCGAAGGCGTGAAGGATATTTATTTCAATCCTCCGGCAGAAAGCAGCGAAGGTGTCATCAGCGGGGAATGGTCCATACGGCACCGCAATATTTTCTACGATACAGAAGGCATTACCGAATCACAGACCGAATCCCTGCTGCTCTGCGAAGACTGCCGGGGATTGCTCAAAGTGGAAAGCCAGCGCGAAGGCGGTCCCATGGGTTTCGGCCTTGAAATTCCCGCCAACGCCTGCGATTCATGCCGTAATCAGGGCTATTCTTTACTGGAAGAAGCGCAGGTAAAGAGCCGCTACCGCTACATCCAGCTTATCAACCGCAGGGAAAAGGATTACCTGCGTTACGGATTTTGA